One window of the Actinomyces procaprae genome contains the following:
- the ispF gene encoding 2-C-methyl-D-erythritol 2,4-cyclodiphosphate synthase, whose product MSDEPETDATTQRTARHSAGTATFTEADVAAYRAQIAQWTPRTGIGTDVHAFAAADSDTPLNLACLNWPDEVGLEGHSDGDVVAHACCDALLSAAGLGDLGANFGTDEPEWKDASGAALLTETAKRVREAGFEIGNIAVQLIGARPRVADRMEEATAALSAAAGAAVAFSATTTDQLGFLGREVGLAAVATALVWPVPQA is encoded by the coding sequence ATGAGTGATGAACCCGAGACCGACGCCACCACGCAGCGCACCGCCCGCCACTCGGCCGGCACCGCCACGTTCACCGAGGCCGACGTCGCCGCCTATCGCGCGCAGATCGCCCAGTGGACGCCCCGCACCGGCATCGGCACCGATGTACACGCCTTCGCCGCCGCCGACTCCGACACTCCGCTGAACCTGGCCTGCCTGAACTGGCCCGATGAGGTCGGCCTGGAGGGGCACTCCGACGGCGACGTCGTCGCGCACGCCTGCTGCGACGCCCTGCTGTCCGCCGCCGGGCTGGGGGACCTGGGCGCCAACTTCGGCACCGACGAGCCGGAGTGGAAGGACGCTTCCGGCGCGGCGCTGCTGACGGAGACGGCCAAGCGTGTGCGCGAGGCCGGCTTTGAGATCGGGAACATCGCCGTTCAGCTGATCGGTGCTCGCCCGCGCGTGGCGGACCGCATGGAGGAGGCGACCGCCGCCCTGAGCGCGGCCGCCGGCGCCGCCGTCGCATTCTCCGCGACGACGACGGACCAGCTGGGCTTCCTGGGGCGTGAGGTGGGTCTGGCGGCAGTCGCCACCGCCCTGGTCTGGCCGGTGCCGCAGGCGTAG
- a CDS encoding PTS mannose/fructose/sorbose transporter subunit IIC, whose amino-acid sequence MHDIGAVQIILVTLVAFLAGCDSVLDERMFYRPIVACTLTGLALGDPTTGIMVGGSLELVSLGWMNVGAAMAPDAALASTVSTVIAIAGGQSHEEAIAVAVPLAVAGQALTIFVRTVNVFFAHQADRFAEDGNMRGIQIMHFIALSLQGLRVAVPTAAVAVVASGDAVQRALALIPDVVTEGLQIAGGFIVVVGYAMVINMMRARKLMPFFFIGFIVAQSMTTLDTGITLVALGIMGICLAFIYVQLNPDFHESVQLPRSAPVAAGAGGPGDDLDDDLDDELD is encoded by the coding sequence ATGCATGACATTGGTGCTGTCCAGATCATCCTCGTGACCCTCGTGGCCTTCCTCGCCGGTTGCGACTCCGTTCTGGACGAACGCATGTTCTATCGACCCATCGTCGCCTGCACCCTCACCGGCCTCGCCCTGGGCGACCCGACAACCGGCATCATGGTCGGCGGCAGCCTGGAGCTGGTGAGCCTCGGCTGGATGAACGTCGGTGCCGCCATGGCGCCCGACGCCGCGCTGGCCTCCACCGTCTCCACCGTCATCGCCATTGCCGGCGGACAGTCGCACGAGGAGGCGATCGCCGTCGCCGTCCCGCTGGCCGTTGCCGGCCAGGCGCTGACCATCTTCGTGCGTACCGTCAACGTGTTCTTCGCCCACCAGGCCGACCGCTTCGCGGAGGACGGCAATATGCGGGGCATTCAGATCATGCACTTCATCGCATTGTCCCTGCAGGGTCTGCGCGTGGCCGTTCCCACCGCCGCAGTCGCGGTAGTGGCCTCGGGCGATGCCGTGCAGCGGGCCCTGGCCCTGATTCCCGACGTCGTCACCGAGGGCCTGCAGATCGCCGGTGGCTTCATCGTGGTCGTCGGTTACGCCATGGTCATCAACATGATGCGCGCGCGCAAGCTGATGCCCTTCTTCTTCATCGGCTTCATCGTGGCCCAGTCCATGACCACCCTGGACACCGGCATCACCCTGGTCGCCCTGGGCATCATGGGTATCTGCCTGGCATTCATCTACGTACAGCTCAACCCGGACTTCCACGAGTCGGTCCAGCTGCCGCGCTCAGCCCCCGTTGCCGCAGGCGCCGGCGGGCCGGGTGACGACCTGGATGACGATCTCGATGACGAGCTCGACTGA
- a CDS encoding transcriptional accessory protein, whose amino-acid sequence MIVWSGGGVLAALFLVLGGGGGAAVAAAFSEEESVTMLCMGIGFLIFGVVGRFVGLRINVTRPDDRLENHLRAYEQEMYGRIQVGAFQAAPGVPAPRSAGEAQQQVDRLVSQERDRIGRALRNRHTMFWIPVQYWGFIEAAGGAALLVAALIRVLFG is encoded by the coding sequence ATGATCGTTTGGAGTGGCGGTGGCGTGCTCGCCGCATTGTTCCTGGTCCTGGGTGGTGGTGGCGGTGCCGCCGTGGCGGCGGCCTTCTCTGAGGAGGAGTCGGTGACCATGCTCTGCATGGGTATCGGATTCCTGATCTTCGGCGTCGTCGGCCGGTTCGTGGGGCTGCGGATCAACGTCACGCGCCCGGACGACCGGCTGGAGAATCATCTGCGCGCCTACGAGCAGGAGATGTACGGGAGGATACAAGTCGGCGCCTTCCAGGCGGCACCCGGGGTGCCCGCTCCGCGCAGCGCCGGTGAGGCGCAGCAGCAGGTCGACCGATTGGTGTCTCAGGAGCGTGACCGCATCGGCCGGGCGCTGCGCAACCGCCACACCATGTTCTGGATCCCGGTGCAGTACTGGGGCTTCATCGAGGCCGCCGGTGGTGCCGCGTTGCTGGTCGCGGCTCTCATCCGCGTCCTCTTCGGCTGA
- a CDS encoding methyltransferase domain-containing protein, with amino-acid sequence MAHARTHSSAPTAQAPSAASLCALHEDATCRSCPHLSTPLPAQLAHKQARIAALLADGANPVPADAWQEPAASAPARFRNKAKMVVSGTAAAPVLGVLGSGGRGVDLRECPLHMPQIEAALPVLARTITALGLTPYDVPARRGELKHLLVTASPDGDLMVRFVLRSRRHVEDLRTALPGLQHDLPTLAVLSANIQPVHQAIIEGPEEVVLTDTDRLLMRLRLPAPADGGARAPVAGAARAGARELPLYLPTRSFFQTNTAIAEQLYATARAWADADTGTAGRPQRVWDLFCGVGGFALALAGPGRAVRGVEVSAAAIDGARAAARLMKLPAESARFEAGDASVLDPGAGPAPDLLVVNPPRRGIGAELAGRIEASGAERVLYSSCNPGSLVADLARMPSLRVRRARLFDMFPHTDHAEVLVSLRRDR; translated from the coding sequence GTGGCTCACGCACGTACGCACAGCAGCGCGCCGACCGCACAAGCGCCGTCGGCGGCCTCACTGTGCGCGCTGCACGAGGACGCCACCTGCCGTTCCTGCCCACACTTGTCGACCCCGCTGCCCGCCCAACTGGCGCACAAGCAGGCCCGAATCGCCGCACTGCTGGCCGACGGCGCCAACCCCGTGCCGGCCGACGCCTGGCAGGAGCCGGCCGCGAGCGCCCCGGCGCGCTTCCGCAACAAGGCGAAGATGGTGGTCTCCGGCACGGCCGCCGCCCCGGTACTGGGCGTGCTGGGGAGCGGCGGCCGCGGCGTCGACCTGCGCGAATGCCCCCTGCACATGCCGCAGATCGAGGCCGCACTGCCCGTGCTCGCGCGCACCATAACCGCGCTCGGCCTGACGCCCTACGACGTGCCGGCGCGCCGGGGAGAGCTGAAGCACCTGCTGGTGACGGCCTCCCCGGACGGAGACCTGATGGTGCGCTTCGTGCTGCGCAGCCGTCGGCACGTGGAGGACCTGCGCACCGCCCTGCCCGGGCTGCAACATGACCTGCCGACGCTGGCTGTGCTCAGCGCCAACATTCAACCGGTGCACCAGGCGATCATCGAGGGGCCGGAGGAGGTCGTGCTCACCGACACCGACCGCCTACTCATGCGGCTGCGGCTGCCGGCACCGGCCGACGGCGGGGCGCGCGCCCCCGTGGCGGGTGCGGCGCGGGCGGGCGCACGCGAGCTGCCGCTGTACCTGCCCACGCGCTCCTTCTTCCAGACCAATACCGCCATTGCCGAGCAGCTGTACGCGACCGCCCGCGCCTGGGCCGACGCCGACACCGGGACGGCCGGGCGCCCGCAGCGGGTGTGGGACCTGTTCTGCGGCGTCGGCGGCTTCGCCCTGGCACTGGCCGGACCGGGGCGAGCCGTGCGGGGCGTGGAGGTGTCGGCGGCGGCTATAGACGGCGCCCGGGCCGCGGCCCGCCTGATGAAGCTGCCGGCGGAGTCGGCGCGCTTCGAGGCCGGCGACGCCTCCGTGCTGGATCCGGGCGCCGGGCCCGCACCGGATCTGCTCGTGGTCAACCCGCCGCGGCGCGGTATCGGGGCGGAGCTGGCCGGCCGCATCGAGGCCTCGGGGGCGGAGCGGGTGCTGTACTCCTCCTGCAACCCGGGGAGCCTGGTGGCGGACCTGGCGCGGATGCCGTCCCTGCGGGTGCGCCGGGCCCGCCTGTTCGACATGTTCCCCCACACCGACCACGCCGAGGTCCTCGTCTCCCTCCGCCGAGATCGGTAG
- the rlmB gene encoding 23S rRNA (guanosine(2251)-2'-O)-methyltransferase RlmB, whose product MAGNDQRHGAMRRSGKKKAPLKGSGGVRRRGLEGKGPTPKAEDRVGHPKARAKALAESRAAQPTHAGRLEDAKRRFGVPGDHEIICGRNAVAEAARARVPITRVFMASSAQDDDRLNAVVRRAALVGAPVVEATRLDLEALTDGAAHQGVAIEVPAYEYVLARDLLDRAREAGHTPLLVALDQVTDPHNLGAVLRSAGAFGADGVIVPERRSAGVNAAAWKVSAGAAARVPVARETNLVRSLQALKREGCFVVGLDGRATTAVEELNLADAPLVVVTGAEGSGLSRLVRETCDLLVSIPIAGTVESLNAAVATGIALYEVDRLRRRAAAGA is encoded by the coding sequence ATGGCAGGAAACGACCAGCGGCACGGCGCCATGCGCAGGTCCGGCAAGAAGAAGGCCCCACTCAAGGGCTCCGGTGGTGTGCGCCGCCGCGGCCTGGAGGGGAAGGGCCCCACGCCCAAGGCCGAAGACCGCGTCGGTCATCCGAAGGCGCGCGCCAAGGCACTTGCCGAGTCGCGTGCCGCCCAGCCGACCCACGCCGGGCGCCTGGAGGACGCCAAGCGGCGCTTCGGCGTCCCCGGGGACCACGAGATCATCTGCGGCCGCAACGCGGTGGCGGAGGCGGCCCGCGCGCGGGTGCCCATCACGCGCGTGTTCATGGCCTCCTCGGCGCAGGACGATGACCGCCTGAACGCCGTCGTACGCCGGGCGGCACTGGTCGGTGCGCCGGTGGTGGAGGCCACCAGGCTGGACCTGGAGGCGCTCACCGACGGCGCCGCCCACCAGGGGGTGGCCATTGAGGTGCCCGCCTACGAGTACGTGCTCGCCCGCGACCTGCTGGATCGCGCCCGCGAGGCCGGGCACACCCCGCTGCTGGTGGCGCTGGACCAGGTGACCGACCCGCATAATCTCGGTGCTGTGCTGCGCTCGGCCGGGGCCTTCGGCGCCGACGGCGTGATCGTGCCCGAGCGCCGCTCCGCGGGTGTCAACGCCGCCGCCTGGAAGGTGTCCGCCGGCGCCGCCGCGCGGGTGCCGGTGGCCCGGGAGACCAACCTGGTGCGCAGCCTGCAGGCCCTGAAGCGGGAGGGGTGCTTCGTCGTCGGCCTGGACGGGCGGGCCACCACGGCGGTGGAGGAGCTGAACCTGGCGGATGCCCCGCTGGTGGTGGTCACGGGTGCCGAGGGCAGCGGGTTGTCGCGGCTTGTCCGGGAGACCTGCGACCTGCTGGTCTCCATTCCGATCGCCGGAACGGTGGAGTCCCTCAACGCCGCCGTGGCCACCGGTATCGCCCTGTATGAGGTTGATCGGCTGCGTCGTCGAGCGGCTGCGGGCGCGTAG
- a CDS encoding HAD-IIB family hydrolase, giving the protein MRQLIATDLDGTVLFDRRVSDADLAAMRRWREAGNLLVVDTGKSVFATRNTLTAVGMSFDYAVTFTGAVLIDGDYRVLSARYLPDGVAHEIAEYLQGIDGLTVFGTTMEADHIVSDTYHETSPILEIFLPMSLEEMPSHRFIGVPMRVRDDAVRERIATDLSARWSDQIEVVRNQEFLDVIPAGATKGAGLSDLVAALTDADGPLAGERIETWSVGDSWNDIPMHTVADHAICLPWSPPDVVAACERSVGSMAELVDELLGAGTGAAADAERDAADAAARPVVEEER; this is encoded by the coding sequence GTGCGTCAACTCATCGCGACCGACCTGGACGGCACGGTCCTGTTCGACCGGCGCGTCTCAGACGCGGACCTGGCCGCCATGCGGCGCTGGCGGGAGGCCGGCAACCTGCTCGTGGTGGACACCGGCAAGTCCGTATTCGCCACCCGCAACACCCTCACGGCCGTCGGCATGAGCTTCGACTACGCCGTCACCTTCACCGGCGCGGTGCTGATCGACGGCGACTACCGGGTCCTGTCCGCCCGCTACCTGCCCGACGGCGTCGCGCACGAGATCGCCGAATACCTTCAGGGCATCGACGGGCTGACCGTGTTCGGAACCACCATGGAGGCGGACCACATCGTGTCCGACACCTACCATGAGACCTCCCCGATCCTGGAGATCTTCCTGCCGATGAGCCTGGAGGAGATGCCCAGTCACCGGTTCATCGGCGTGCCCATGCGCGTGCGCGACGACGCCGTGCGCGAGCGCATCGCCACCGACCTCAGCGCCCGCTGGTCGGACCAGATCGAGGTGGTGCGCAACCAGGAGTTCCTTGACGTGATCCCCGCCGGGGCCACCAAGGGCGCCGGATTGAGTGACCTGGTAGCCGCCCTCACTGACGCCGATGGCCCCCTGGCCGGCGAGCGCATCGAAACCTGGAGCGTGGGCGACTCCTGGAACGACATCCCCATGCACACCGTCGCCGACCATGCCATCTGCCTGCCCTGGTCGCCGCCCGACGTCGTTGCCGCCTGTGAGCGGTCGGTGGGCTCGATGGCCGAGCTCGTCGACGAGCTGCTGGGCGCGGGCACTGGGGCCGCTGCCGATGCTGAGCGTGACGCCGCCGACGCCGCTGCACGCCCGGTCGTAGAGGAGGAGCGATGA
- a CDS encoding GNAT family N-acetyltransferase has protein sequence MSVDVVTQSTPELVEAMERLIPQLSRSAPALTAEQCEALVAQPGVYLFVFRPDTPQADGSTPILGMLTLATFTIPTGLRAWVEDVVVDGDARGQGAGQALVEAAVEYAQSLGARTVDLTSRPSREAANRLYRRAGFALRETNVYRFSGE, from the coding sequence ATGAGCGTCGACGTCGTCACCCAGTCCACCCCTGAGCTTGTCGAGGCGATGGAGCGCCTCATCCCCCAGCTCTCCCGCAGCGCCCCCGCCCTGACCGCCGAGCAGTGCGAGGCACTAGTCGCTCAGCCGGGCGTGTACCTGTTCGTCTTCCGTCCCGACACCCCCCAGGCCGACGGCTCCACCCCCATCCTGGGGATGCTGACCCTGGCGACCTTCACCATCCCCACCGGGCTGCGAGCCTGGGTGGAGGACGTCGTCGTCGACGGCGATGCCCGCGGCCAGGGCGCCGGCCAGGCCCTGGTGGAGGCCGCCGTCGAGTACGCGCAGTCGCTGGGCGCCCGCACCGTCGACCTCACCTCGCGCCCGAGCCGCGAGGCCGCCAACCGCCTGTACCGGCGGGCCGGCTTCGCGCTGCGTGAGACGAACGTCTACCGCTTCTCCGGCGAGTGA
- a CDS encoding PTS system mannose/fructose/N-acetylgalactosamine-transporter subunit IIB has protein sequence MDIKLLRIDSRLVHGQVANNWAGSLGAEAILAVSDGAANDELRKTLMLQTGGGKVKVHVLTVAKAARVYKNPKYDSLKAVIVVETPADIVRLLDLGIQADEVNVGGMTFKQGTKALSQAVYVSDEDVKNFQEIDSRGISQYIQQVPSSGRAGLMESLKSKGFID, from the coding sequence ATGGACATCAAGCTCCTGCGCATCGATTCCCGCCTGGTCCACGGCCAGGTCGCCAACAACTGGGCCGGCTCCCTGGGGGCCGAGGCCATCCTTGCCGTCTCCGACGGCGCCGCCAATGACGAGCTGCGCAAGACGCTCATGCTCCAGACCGGCGGCGGCAAGGTCAAGGTCCATGTGCTGACCGTCGCCAAGGCCGCCCGCGTGTACAAGAACCCCAAGTACGACAGCCTCAAGGCCGTCATCGTCGTCGAGACCCCGGCAGACATCGTGCGCCTGCTCGACCTGGGCATCCAGGCCGATGAGGTCAACGTCGGCGGCATGACCTTCAAGCAGGGCACCAAGGCCCTGTCCCAGGCCGTCTACGTCTCCGACGAGGACGTCAAGAACTTCCAGGAGATCGACTCCCGCGGCATCAGCCAGTACATCCAGCAGGTGCCCTCCTCCGGGCGCGCCGGCCTGATGGAGTCGCTGAAGTCCAAGGGCTTCATCGACTGA
- a CDS encoding PTS system mannose/fructose/sorbose family transporter subunit IID: MSTEIDAAPARERMLTDRDLRSMYWRSTFLLGSFNFERMQAMGFCITLMPAIRKFYPSNKTEQAAALKRHLEFYNTHPWISSVVFGVTAAMEEQRAKGEDIGDDTITNVKVGLMGPLAGVGDPIFWGTVRPVLGALGASLALTGSWLGPLVYFFGINIIRILVRWYGLKWGYERGTAMVTEVGGGQLKRITQIAAITGLFVMGALVAKWTTINFPGVISSVTADDGTVTETTLQNILDQLLPGVAALGLTFVCMWLLNKKINALWIILGMFVIGILGAWTGWLGL; this comes from the coding sequence ATGTCCACTGAAATCGACGCCGCGCCCGCGCGCGAGCGCATGCTCACCGACCGCGATCTGCGGAGCATGTACTGGCGCTCCACGTTCCTGCTGGGCTCGTTCAACTTCGAGCGTATGCAGGCCATGGGGTTCTGCATCACGCTCATGCCGGCGATCCGGAAGTTCTACCCCTCCAATAAGACCGAGCAGGCGGCGGCGCTCAAGCGCCACCTGGAGTTCTACAACACCCACCCCTGGATCTCCTCGGTGGTCTTCGGTGTCACCGCCGCCATGGAGGAGCAGCGCGCCAAGGGTGAGGACATCGGCGATGACACGATCACCAACGTCAAGGTCGGCCTCATGGGCCCGCTCGCCGGCGTCGGCGACCCCATCTTCTGGGGCACTGTACGGCCCGTGCTCGGCGCACTGGGTGCGTCTCTGGCGCTGACCGGCTCCTGGCTCGGCCCGCTGGTCTACTTCTTCGGGATCAACATCATCCGCATCCTGGTGCGCTGGTACGGCCTGAAGTGGGGTTATGAGCGCGGTACCGCGATGGTGACGGAGGTCGGTGGCGGCCAGCTCAAGCGCATCACCCAGATCGCCGCCATCACCGGTCTGTTCGTCATGGGCGCCCTGGTGGCCAAATGGACGACGATCAACTTCCCCGGGGTGATCTCCTCGGTGACCGCCGACGACGGCACCGTCACCGAGACCACCTTGCAGAACATCCTCGATCAGTTGCTGCCCGGTGTGGCCGCTCTGGGGCTGACCTTCGTGTGCATGTGGCTGCTGAACAAGAAGATCAATGCCCTGTGGATCATTCTGGGCATGTTCGTCATCGGCATCCTCGGTGCCTGGACCGGCTGGCTCGGCCTATAG
- the cysS gene encoding cysteine--tRNA ligase — protein MSTSVNDARPALNLRLYDTAARAVVPLAPTVTPGTVTIYLCGATVQGSPHIGHMRSAIAFDVLRRWLTRCGQNVVLIRNVTDIDDKILTKSAAATPPVPWWAWAQRHEREFDAAYQALGVQPPTYEPRATGHIPEMIDLVQRLLDAGHAYTGETGNVYFEVRSLPDYGSLTNQSVDDLATTEDDSQLDADVEADKRDPRDFALWKAAKPTEPADAAWDAPWGRGRPGWHLECSAMSRRYLGECFDIHGGGIDLRFPHHENEQAHSHGAGWGFARHWVHNAWVTIKGEKMSKSLGNSLVVSELLNRYDPAVLRLALGTVHHRSTVEFSEETLADAAGLWERLSGAVMRAREVTAPGDGGPGPVDAPAAAVRARALPEQYVAAMDEDLNLAGAMAVVHATLKRLNTALAESTSDATTVADAALDLRAQLDVLGLDPLAESWRGRVLGAGGGTDDAAVRALDRLVAGLLEQRAQARAAKDWARADALRAELTAAGVVVEDSAAGARWHLA, from the coding sequence GTGAGCACCTCCGTGAATGACGCGCGCCCTGCGCTGAACCTGCGCCTGTACGACACGGCTGCCCGCGCAGTCGTGCCCCTGGCGCCCACCGTTACGCCCGGCACGGTGACGATCTACCTGTGTGGGGCCACGGTGCAGGGCTCACCGCACATCGGGCACATGCGCAGCGCCATCGCCTTCGACGTGCTGCGCCGGTGGCTGACACGCTGCGGGCAGAACGTGGTCCTGATCCGCAATGTCACCGATATCGACGACAAGATCCTGACCAAGTCGGCTGCCGCCACCCCGCCGGTGCCCTGGTGGGCCTGGGCGCAGCGGCATGAGCGGGAGTTCGACGCCGCCTACCAGGCCCTCGGCGTGCAGCCGCCCACCTATGAGCCGCGCGCCACCGGCCACATCCCCGAGATGATCGACCTGGTCCAGCGACTGCTCGACGCCGGGCACGCCTACACCGGCGAGACCGGCAACGTCTACTTCGAAGTGCGTTCCCTACCGGACTACGGCTCGCTGACCAACCAGAGCGTCGACGACCTGGCCACCACTGAGGACGACTCCCAGCTGGACGCCGACGTGGAGGCCGACAAGCGCGACCCGCGCGACTTCGCCCTGTGGAAGGCCGCCAAGCCCACCGAGCCGGCCGACGCCGCCTGGGACGCCCCCTGGGGCAGGGGCCGGCCCGGCTGGCACCTGGAGTGCTCGGCCATGAGCCGACGCTACCTGGGGGAGTGCTTCGACATTCACGGCGGCGGCATTGACCTGCGCTTCCCGCACCACGAGAACGAGCAGGCCCATTCCCACGGTGCCGGCTGGGGCTTCGCCCGCCACTGGGTGCACAACGCCTGGGTGACCATCAAGGGCGAGAAGATGAGCAAGTCGCTGGGCAACTCCCTGGTGGTGTCCGAGCTGCTCAACCGCTACGACCCGGCGGTGCTGCGCCTGGCGCTGGGCACCGTCCACCACCGCTCCACCGTGGAGTTCTCCGAGGAGACCCTCGCCGACGCCGCCGGTCTGTGGGAGCGCTTGTCCGGGGCGGTCATGCGCGCCCGGGAGGTCACCGCCCCCGGCGACGGCGGCCCCGGCCCGGTCGACGCCCCCGCCGCGGCGGTGCGTGCGCGGGCCCTGCCCGAGCAGTACGTCGCGGCCATGGATGAGGACCTCAACCTCGCCGGCGCCATGGCGGTAGTCCACGCCACCCTCAAGCGGCTCAACACCGCCCTGGCCGAGTCCACCTCCGACGCCACCACCGTCGCGGATGCGGCCCTGGACCTGCGCGCTCAGCTGGATGTGCTCGGCCTCGATCCGCTCGCCGAGTCCTGGCGGGGTCGGGTGCTCGGTGCGGGCGGTGGCACGGACGACGCCGCCGTGCGCGCCCTGGACCGGCTCGTGGCCGGACTGCTGGAGCAGCGCGCCCAGGCCCGCGCCGCGAAGGACTGGGCCAGGGCCGATGCGCTGCGCGCGGAGCTGACGGCGGCGGGCGTCGTCGTCGAGGACAGCGCCGCCGGGGCTCGCTGGCACCTGGCCTGA
- a CDS encoding serpin family protein, which yields MVSNDAASRLSARARPAVSDRSTPERPRGLSRRRALTLPPAIAALVTLGGCGILGSSAQAQAYDTDATHREVPLEDVPGAPDAAAACAALSESLLRFRLGEEPGGNVLNCPVGTALAVALLYAGSASPADGVDALLGVATDAGAGADADHVRDLTWSALQNALLSKDPSDAQLDNFNPEQIPDTPLLHIANRVLLVGDNPAVEQSYLDAARQWYAATTEHANRRRAKAALDAWAKRHTGGLIESSGIEITENTRLVLQNALLFAAGWASPFTADDTTGDDFTLSDGTTATAQFMHDKRLLPYTQGEGWRAVRLQYAEGSGSTVMDVILPDSGTTPAQLPEGTWTAASAALDAVAYEQRREVRLALPTLDLQPGAVDLLAFLEAQGITLDSLEHIGEDLVVDQAVQQVRLIVKEEGTVAGALTEVSVTELAAAPEEDESITFTVDHPYVVRVFDQLTGLVLIEGIVMDPSPQGQ from the coding sequence ATGGTGAGTAATGACGCTGCCTCACGCCTATCCGCCAGAGCACGCCCAGCCGTCTCCGACCGGTCGACCCCGGAGCGACCTCGGGGCCTGTCCCGCCGCCGGGCGTTGACCCTTCCGCCCGCCATCGCCGCACTGGTGACCCTGGGCGGCTGCGGCATACTCGGGAGCTCCGCGCAGGCACAGGCCTACGACACCGATGCCACCCACCGCGAGGTCCCCCTGGAAGACGTTCCCGGCGCGCCGGACGCCGCGGCCGCCTGCGCCGCCCTGAGCGAGTCCCTGCTGCGCTTCCGCCTGGGCGAAGAGCCCGGGGGCAACGTCCTGAACTGCCCGGTGGGTACGGCACTCGCCGTCGCCCTCCTGTACGCCGGCTCCGCATCCCCCGCCGACGGCGTCGATGCCCTGCTCGGAGTGGCTACCGACGCCGGTGCAGGCGCCGACGCGGACCATGTCCGCGATCTGACCTGGTCGGCACTACAGAATGCCCTGCTGTCCAAAGATCCCAGCGATGCGCAGCTCGACAACTTCAACCCCGAGCAGATCCCGGACACCCCACTGCTGCACATCGCCAACCGGGTGCTGCTGGTCGGCGACAACCCGGCAGTGGAGCAGTCCTACCTGGACGCCGCCCGCCAGTGGTATGCGGCCACCACCGAACACGCCAACCGCCGCCGCGCCAAGGCGGCCCTTGACGCCTGGGCGAAGCGCCACACCGGCGGGCTGATCGAGTCCTCCGGCATCGAGATCACCGAGAACACGCGGCTGGTGCTGCAAAACGCCCTGCTGTTCGCCGCCGGGTGGGCATCGCCCTTCACCGCCGATGACACCACCGGCGATGACTTCACCCTTTCCGATGGTACGACCGCCACCGCCCAGTTCATGCACGACAAGCGGCTCCTCCCCTACACGCAGGGCGAGGGCTGGCGGGCCGTGCGCCTGCAGTACGCCGAGGGCAGCGGCAGCACCGTGATGGACGTGATCCTGCCGGACTCCGGCACCACCCCGGCACAGCTGCCCGAGGGCACTTGGACCGCCGCCTCCGCGGCACTCGACGCCGTCGCCTATGAACAGCGCCGTGAGGTCCGGTTGGCCCTGCCCACCCTCGACCTGCAGCCGGGCGCCGTGGATCTGCTCGCCTTCCTGGAGGCGCAGGGCATCACGCTGGACTCCCTGGAGCACATCGGCGAGGACCTGGTCGTCGACCAGGCGGTGCAGCAGGTCCGGCTTATCGTCAAGGAGGAGGGCACGGTGGCCGGGGCACTCACCGAAGTCAGCGTGACCGAGTTGGCCGCGGCACCCGAGGAGGATGAATCGATCACGTTCACCGTCGACCACCCGTACGTGGTACGCGTCTTCGACCAGCTCACCGGCCTGGTGCTGATCGAGGGCATTGTCATGGACCCGAGCCCGCAGGGACAGTGA
- a CDS encoding HAD family hydrolase: protein MSDVGRYVRGVLWDMDGTLINSQPFWDESFRRRCEAAGGAVTEAQVAALEGASIRRTRELIAATGAAPTPDAPEAEAIFTGMAADVEAAVKASPPLVPGAREITQTLLEVGLAQVIVTQSPRPIVEAVAHALGDVFVGAVTGDDGLPGKPDRAPYAAGMRLLGLSEDQCVVVEDSATGAASARSNDLRVIQIGGRKHFPADPGLVVVPELKAVTPHLLLWAEP from the coding sequence GTGAGCGACGTCGGCCGCTACGTCCGCGGCGTCCTGTGGGACATGGACGGCACCCTCATCAACTCCCAGCCCTTCTGGGATGAATCCTTCCGACGCCGCTGTGAGGCCGCGGGCGGCGCCGTCACCGAGGCGCAAGTCGCCGCCCTGGAGGGCGCCTCCATCCGCCGCACCCGCGAGCTGATCGCCGCCACCGGGGCCGCCCCGACGCCCGACGCCCCTGAGGCCGAGGCGATCTTCACCGGCATGGCCGCCGACGTCGAAGCCGCCGTCAAGGCCTCGCCGCCGCTGGTGCCGGGCGCCCGGGAGATCACCCAGACCCTGCTGGAGGTCGGGCTGGCGCAGGTCATCGTCACCCAGTCGCCCCGCCCAATCGTGGAGGCGGTGGCGCATGCGCTGGGTGACGTCTTCGTCGGCGCCGTCACCGGCGATGACGGTCTGCCCGGCAAACCGGACCGTGCCCCCTACGCCGCCGGCATGCGCCTGCTGGGACTGAGCGAGGACCAGTGCGTCGTCGTCGAGGACTCCGCCACCGGCGCGGCCTCCGCCCGCTCCAACGACCTGCGGGTGATCCAGATCGGCGGGCGCAAGCACTTCCCTGCCGACCCCGGGCTCGTCGTCGTCCCGGAGCTGAAGGCCGTCACGCCGCACCTGCTGCTGTGGGCCGAGCCCTGA